Proteins encoded together in one Mus musculus strain C57BL/6J chromosome 16, GRCm38.p6 C57BL/6J window:
- the Qtrt2 gene encoding queuine tRNA-ribosyltransferase accessory subunit 2 isoform X1 encodes MTVSKFMAIQEALQPDWFQCLSDGEASCAETTSIKRARKSVDRSLLFLDSCLRLQEESEVLQKSVIIGVIEGGDVMEERLRSARETAKRPVGGFLLDGFQGDPAVTETRLHLLSSVTAELPEDKPRLICGVSRPDEVLECIERGVDLFESFFPYQVTERGCALTFTFDCQLNPEETLLQQNGIQEKIKGLDQAKKIEATGCNQEMTSFEINLKEKKYQEDFDPLVRGCSCYCCKNHTRAYIHHLLMTNELLAGVLLMMHNFEHYFGFFCSIREALKNDTLAQLKELICRQMF; translated from the exons ATGACTGTTTCCAAGTTCATGGCAATTCAGGAGGCCCTGCAGCCAGATTGGTTCCAGTGCCTCTCGGATGGGGAAGCATCTTGTGCAGAAACAACTTCCATAAAACGGGCCAGGAAGTCTGTGGACCGCTCGCTTCTGTTCCTGGACAGCTGTTTGCGACTACAGGAGGAGTCTGAG GTCCTCCAGAAAAGTGTGATCATTGGAGTGATTGAGGGTGGAGATGTGATGGAAGAGAGGTTGAGGTCAGCACGAGAGACAGCCAAGCGACCCGTCGGGGGCTTCCTGCTGGACGGCTTTCAAGGGGATCCAGCAGTCACAGAAACCAGACTGCACTTGCTGTCATCAGTCACTGCAGAGCTGCCAGAGGACAAACCAAG GCTCATCTGCGGTGTCAGCCGGCCAGACGAAGTGCTAGAGTGCATCGAAAGGGGAGTGGACTTGTTTGAGAGTTTTTTCCCATATCAAGTGACCGAGCGGGGCTGTGCCCTGACTTTCACCTTTGATTGCCAGCTGAATCCTGAGGAGACAC TATTGCAACAAAATGGAatccaagaaaaaataaaaggcttGGATCAAGCAAAGAAAATTGAAGCAACTGGTTGCAACCAAGAGATGACGTCATTTGAAATTAATCTGAAGGAGAAAAA GTACCAGGAAGACTTTGACCCGCTTGTAAGAGGGTGCTCCTGTTACTGCTGTAAGAACCACACTCGTGCGTATATCCACCATCTTCTGATGACCAACGAGCTGCTGGCTGGTGTCCTCCTTATGATGCACAACTTTGAGCACTACTTTGGATTTTTCTGCTCCATCCGAGAAGCACTAAAGAATGACACACTGGCACAGCTGAAAGAACTCATTTGCAGACAGATGTTTTGA
- the Qtrt2 gene encoding queuine tRNA-ribosyltransferase accessory subunit 2 isoform 3 (isoform 3 is encoded by transcript variant 3), whose translation MMKLSLIKVVNGCRLGKIQNLGKAGDCTVDIPGCLLYTRTGSAPHLTHQTLRNIHGVPGIAQLTLSSLAEHHEVLAEYKKGVGSFIGMPESLFYCSLHDPVTPGPAGYVTSKVLQKSVIIGVIEGGDVMEERLRSARETAKRPVGGFLLDGFQGDPAVTETRLHLLSSVTAELPEDKPRLICGVSRPDEVLECIERGVDLFESFFPYQVTERGCALTFTFDCQLNPEETLLQQNGIQEKIKGLDQAKKIEATGCNQEMTSFEINLKEKKYQEDFDPLVRGCSCYCCKNHTRAYIHHLLMTNELLAGVLLMMHNFEHYFGFFCSIREALKNDTLAQLKELICRQMF comes from the exons ATGATGAAGCTGAGTCTCATCAAAGTCGTTAATGGCTGTCGTCTAGGAAAAATACAAAACCTGGGCAAAGCAGGGGACTGCACGGTGGACATTCCGGGCTGTCTTCTCTACACCAGGACTGGCTCTGCCCCACACCTGACACATCAGACGCTGCGTAACATCCACGGGGTCCCAGGCATAGCCCAGCTCACACTCTCATCCCT AGCAGAACATCATGAAGTCTTGGCAGAATATAAGAAAGGAGTTGGAAGCTTTATAG GCATGCCGGAATCACTCTTCTATTGTTCCCTGCACGATCCAGTCACCCCCGGCCCAGCTGGTTATGTAACAAGTAAG GTCCTCCAGAAAAGTGTGATCATTGGAGTGATTGAGGGTGGAGATGTGATGGAAGAGAGGTTGAGGTCAGCACGAGAGACAGCCAAGCGACCCGTCGGGGGCTTCCTGCTGGACGGCTTTCAAGGGGATCCAGCAGTCACAGAAACCAGACTGCACTTGCTGTCATCAGTCACTGCAGAGCTGCCAGAGGACAAACCAAG GCTCATCTGCGGTGTCAGCCGGCCAGACGAAGTGCTAGAGTGCATCGAAAGGGGAGTGGACTTGTTTGAGAGTTTTTTCCCATATCAAGTGACCGAGCGGGGCTGTGCCCTGACTTTCACCTTTGATTGCCAGCTGAATCCTGAGGAGACAC TATTGCAACAAAATGGAatccaagaaaaaataaaaggcttGGATCAAGCAAAGAAAATTGAAGCAACTGGTTGCAACCAAGAGATGACGTCATTTGAAATTAATCTGAAGGAGAAAAA GTACCAGGAAGACTTTGACCCGCTTGTAAGAGGGTGCTCCTGTTACTGCTGTAAGAACCACACTCGTGCGTATATCCACCATCTTCTGATGACCAACGAGCTGCTGGCTGGTGTCCTCCTTATGATGCACAACTTTGAGCACTACTTTGGATTTTTCTGCTCCATCCGAGAAGCACTAAAGAATGACACACTGGCACAGCTGAAAGAACTCATTTGCAGACAGATGTTTTGA
- the Qtrt2 gene encoding queuine tRNA-ribosyltransferase accessory subunit 2 isoform 2 (isoform 2 is encoded by transcript variant 2): MPESLFYCSLHDPVTPGPAGYVTSKSVSVWGFGGRVEMTVSKFMAIQEALQPDWFQCLSDGEASCAETTSIKRARKSVDRSLLFLDSCLRLQEESEVLQKSVIIGVIEGGDVMEERLRSARETAKRPVGGFLLDGFQGDPAVTETRLHLLSSVTAELPEDKPRLICGVSRPDEVLECIERGVDLFESFFPYQVTERGCALTFTFDCQLNPEETLLQQNGIQEKIKGLDQAKKIEATGCNQEMTSFEINLKEKKYQEDFDPLVRGCSCYCCKNHTRAYIHHLLMTNELLAGVLLMMHNFEHYFGFFCSIREALKNDTLAQLKELICRQMF; this comes from the exons ATGCCGGAATCACTCTTCTATTGTTCCCTGCACGATCCAGTCACCCCCGGCCCAGCTGGTTATGTAACAAGTAAG TCTGTGTCCGTGTGGGGTTTTGGAGGTCGAGTGGAAATGACTGTTTCCAAGTTCATGGCAATTCAGGAGGCCCTGCAGCCAGATTGGTTCCAGTGCCTCTCGGATGGGGAAGCATCTTGTGCAGAAACAACTTCCATAAAACGGGCCAGGAAGTCTGTGGACCGCTCGCTTCTGTTCCTGGACAGCTGTTTGCGACTACAGGAGGAGTCTGAG GTCCTCCAGAAAAGTGTGATCATTGGAGTGATTGAGGGTGGAGATGTGATGGAAGAGAGGTTGAGGTCAGCACGAGAGACAGCCAAGCGACCCGTCGGGGGCTTCCTGCTGGACGGCTTTCAAGGGGATCCAGCAGTCACAGAAACCAGACTGCACTTGCTGTCATCAGTCACTGCAGAGCTGCCAGAGGACAAACCAAG GCTCATCTGCGGTGTCAGCCGGCCAGACGAAGTGCTAGAGTGCATCGAAAGGGGAGTGGACTTGTTTGAGAGTTTTTTCCCATATCAAGTGACCGAGCGGGGCTGTGCCCTGACTTTCACCTTTGATTGCCAGCTGAATCCTGAGGAGACAC TATTGCAACAAAATGGAatccaagaaaaaataaaaggcttGGATCAAGCAAAGAAAATTGAAGCAACTGGTTGCAACCAAGAGATGACGTCATTTGAAATTAATCTGAAGGAGAAAAA GTACCAGGAAGACTTTGACCCGCTTGTAAGAGGGTGCTCCTGTTACTGCTGTAAGAACCACACTCGTGCGTATATCCACCATCTTCTGATGACCAACGAGCTGCTGGCTGGTGTCCTCCTTATGATGCACAACTTTGAGCACTACTTTGGATTTTTCTGCTCCATCCGAGAAGCACTAAAGAATGACACACTGGCACAGCTGAAAGAACTCATTTGCAGACAGATGTTTTGA
- the Qtrt2 gene encoding queuine tRNA-ribosyltransferase accessory subunit 2 isoform 1 (isoform 1 is encoded by transcript variant 1), with protein sequence MMKLSLIKVVNGCRLGKIQNLGKAGDCTVDIPGCLLYTRTGSAPHLTHQTLRNIHGVPGIAQLTLSSLAEHHEVLAEYKKGVGSFIGMPESLFYCSLHDPVTPGPAGYVTSKSVSVWGFGGRVEMTVSKFMAIQEALQPDWFQCLSDGEASCAETTSIKRARKSVDRSLLFLDSCLRLQEESEVLQKSVIIGVIEGGDVMEERLRSARETAKRPVGGFLLDGFQGDPAVTETRLHLLSSVTAELPEDKPRLICGVSRPDEVLECIERGVDLFESFFPYQVTERGCALTFTFDCQLNPEETLLQQNGIQEKIKGLDQAKKIEATGCNQEMTSFEINLKEKKYQEDFDPLVRGCSCYCCKNHTRAYIHHLLMTNELLAGVLLMMHNFEHYFGFFCSIREALKNDTLAQLKELICRQMF encoded by the exons ATGATGAAGCTGAGTCTCATCAAAGTCGTTAATGGCTGTCGTCTAGGAAAAATACAAAACCTGGGCAAAGCAGGGGACTGCACGGTGGACATTCCGGGCTGTCTTCTCTACACCAGGACTGGCTCTGCCCCACACCTGACACATCAGACGCTGCGTAACATCCACGGGGTCCCAGGCATAGCCCAGCTCACACTCTCATCCCT AGCAGAACATCATGAAGTCTTGGCAGAATATAAGAAAGGAGTTGGAAGCTTTATAG GCATGCCGGAATCACTCTTCTATTGTTCCCTGCACGATCCAGTCACCCCCGGCCCAGCTGGTTATGTAACAAGTAAG TCTGTGTCCGTGTGGGGTTTTGGAGGTCGAGTGGAAATGACTGTTTCCAAGTTCATGGCAATTCAGGAGGCCCTGCAGCCAGATTGGTTCCAGTGCCTCTCGGATGGGGAAGCATCTTGTGCAGAAACAACTTCCATAAAACGGGCCAGGAAGTCTGTGGACCGCTCGCTTCTGTTCCTGGACAGCTGTTTGCGACTACAGGAGGAGTCTGAG GTCCTCCAGAAAAGTGTGATCATTGGAGTGATTGAGGGTGGAGATGTGATGGAAGAGAGGTTGAGGTCAGCACGAGAGACAGCCAAGCGACCCGTCGGGGGCTTCCTGCTGGACGGCTTTCAAGGGGATCCAGCAGTCACAGAAACCAGACTGCACTTGCTGTCATCAGTCACTGCAGAGCTGCCAGAGGACAAACCAAG GCTCATCTGCGGTGTCAGCCGGCCAGACGAAGTGCTAGAGTGCATCGAAAGGGGAGTGGACTTGTTTGAGAGTTTTTTCCCATATCAAGTGACCGAGCGGGGCTGTGCCCTGACTTTCACCTTTGATTGCCAGCTGAATCCTGAGGAGACAC TATTGCAACAAAATGGAatccaagaaaaaataaaaggcttGGATCAAGCAAAGAAAATTGAAGCAACTGGTTGCAACCAAGAGATGACGTCATTTGAAATTAATCTGAAGGAGAAAAA GTACCAGGAAGACTTTGACCCGCTTGTAAGAGGGTGCTCCTGTTACTGCTGTAAGAACCACACTCGTGCGTATATCCACCATCTTCTGATGACCAACGAGCTGCTGGCTGGTGTCCTCCTTATGATGCACAACTTTGAGCACTACTTTGGATTTTTCTGCTCCATCCGAGAAGCACTAAAGAATGACACACTGGCACAGCTGAAAGAACTCATTTGCAGACAGATGTTTTGA